A single region of the Hirundo rustica isolate bHirRus1 chromosome 17, bHirRus1.pri.v3, whole genome shotgun sequence genome encodes:
- the SFI1 gene encoding protein SFI1 homolog isoform X6, with product MTFGQVLPSKARCFYDQKILQRTFGEWKEQWTVCREKQLSLRADNHYRHLLLNLIFKAWRAYVCQQQGKRNKYCVAESHAKKQTLLRTWQHWLVYVGVQRTKRGMQSVALAFREKSSLRISWAVWRRQQYQKCSGHKMNILALQHWAQSLQFRAWLQWRELYLYIQDEKQKDTRAITHHQHQELRRCVGAWLGYLNLHRVKKRQNELAQEFHRRRMLWSCFSDWQLLWECRRRMRAHQRDLEKQAARIALWRVFAHWKHYVVLCVEEAQQCELAEKHYKCHLLELGLKGLRQNVLDTRVQRMRTNLSSRQHRVTVLQKYWNRWKSRLEEKEEEQQQALTSVAHARYRRVLMRRVFDTWLLKACKLQEYRMGEKRAVLHFERQLLRCFWCCWRSRAAARAQEQEGLVRAGHHYSNQLLLKTFSLWKQKTRERETERLKETEALRFHCSKCLQQTWNKWREYVGHQREKWRKLVQADLHYRHVLLGKTLAAWKIYQQNTQCILYQVAEKEKQRSQLLLRQVLCTWKQNALALIRESKATAQADEHYRRAILSKVLLQWRDTAWLRACHRRLKVTAVVEARKHLDLVHLQSLFLHWKELVEESLMLRAQHHRAAQHHQQHLLQKYLVKWKSYHQQCLGKKLLQRRGDELMTHRLCSASFSCWKTRLLQQQWERQKTVQALWHWSLSVQRKVFDAWLRFAKGQQEKKDGIEKVPGVHRTSTPLREGVTHALRSTAGIHQLQGQLHTQQQLEAACSLHQSVYCCATLWQQKALSQKLKKPFSFLPPLKQQVTFKRPDASPEARGHSSEEEPWPLKYRHLPLHPAEEGSALRGLNAIQRARSPPQKPDFPLESFESKELLGPPFTRSEVPFQQTSVNKCHAHAGNLMLTPHVEESTWRCLSQMGNAAHPHPSLACASLPLWTQDMHRAGQGPELWSPASFMPQMKAGSEERGGQPVNGHRGAHSQDSQQNSVEKKLQPCLLSPEDLVGKGSHQTAAEGKKREHSSREEMMLERKLEVELQHIQQQMQYYYSRKQELKCCQQQAQILQQWLEMSTQPGAQGGVQGVQEELGQLQVRISTLTKAQLAERRHVQALLARLRDIQLALEL from the exons ATGACATTTGGACAAGTCCTCCCTTCCAAAGCCAG ATGCTTTTATGATCAGAAGATTCTTCAAAGAACTTTTGGAGAGTGGAAGGAGCAGTGGACAgtttgcagagaaaagcagctcagCCTCAGAGCAGACAACCATTACAG gcaTTTACTCCTTAATTTGATATTCAAGGCTTGGAGAGCCTATGTATGCCAACAGCAAGGAAAGAGGAACAAGTATTGTGTTGCAGAGTCTCATG CAAAGAAGCAAACTCTGCTCAGGacctggcagcactggctggTTTATGTTGGCGTTCAAAGGACGAAGCGTGGGATGCAGTCTGTGGCACTGGcattcagggaaaaaagctctTTGCG CATTTCATGGGCAGTGTGGAGAAGACAACAGTACCAGAAGTGCTCTGGAcataaaatgaatattttggCTCTGCAGCATTGGGCCCAGAGCCTGCAATTTCGA GCTTGGTTGCAGTGGCGAGAGCTGTATTTATACATCCAGGATGAGAAGCAGAAGGACACCAGGGCAATAACTCACCATCAGCACCAGGAACTGAGGAGATGTGTGGGAGCGTGGCTGGGATACCTGAACCTCCACAGAGTAAAGAAACGCCAGAATG AGCTGGCCCAAGAGTTTCACCGAAGGAggatgctctggagctgcttctctgaTTGGCAGCTGTTGTGGGAGTGCAGGAGAAGAATGCGTGCTCACCAAAGGGACCTGGAAAAACAAGCTGCAAGGATTGCCTTATGGAGAGTCTTTGCACACTGGAAGCATT ATGTTGTGCTGTGTGTGGAAGAGGCTCAGCAGTGTGAGCTGGCTGAAAAGCACTACAAGTGTCACCTGTTG GAACTTGGCCTTAAGGGTCTTCGGCAGAATGTCCTGGACACTCGTGTGCAGCGAATGAGAACAAATCTGTCATCCCGTCAGCATCGAGTTACA gtGCTGCAGAAGTACTGGAACCGTTGGAAGTCCCGtttggaagagaaggaggaagaacagCAGCAGGCCTTAACATCAGTGGCTCATGCCCGTTACAG GAGGGTGTTGATGAGGCGGGTGTTTGACACATGGCTGCTGAAGGCCTGCAAGCTGCAAGAATATCGAATGGGAGAGAAGAGG GCTGTCCTTCATTTTGAAAGGCAGCTCTTGCGCTgcttctggtgctgctggcgtagcagagcagctgcccgggcgcaggagcaggagggcttGGTTCGTGCAGGACATCACTACAGTAACCAGCTGCTGCTAAAGACCTTCTCTctgtggaaacagaagactCGGGAGAGAGAAACAGA gAGGCTCAAGGAGACAGAAGCTTTAAGATTTCACTGCTCAAAGTGTCTGCAGCAGACTTGGAACAAGTGGAGAGAG TATGTGGGACATCAGCGTGAGAAGTGGAGGAAGTTGGTGCAAGCAGACCTGCACTATCGACACGTGTTGCTGGGCAAGACCTTGGCAGCTTGGAAG atttaccaacaaaacacacagtGCATTCTGTATCAAGTGGCTGAGAAGGAGAAGCAGCGCTCTCAACTGCTGCTGAG ACAGGTGCTGTGTACATGGAAACAAAATGCCCTTGCTCTTATACGTGAATCTAAGGCAACTGCTCAGGCAGATGAGCACTACAGGAGAGCAATCCTGTCAAAG gtgctgctgcagtggagaGACACTGCCTGGCTACGAGCGTGTCACCGCCGTCTGAAGGTGACAGCTGTGGTGGAGGCCAGAAAACATTTGGATTTAG TGCATTTACAGAGCCTGTTTCTTCACTGGAAGGAATTAGTGGAGGAGTCTCTGATGCTGAGGGCTCAGCAccacagggcagcacagcaccaccagcagcacctgctgcagaAGTACCTGGTGAAATGGAAAAGTTATCATCAGCAGTGCCTTGGAAAAAAG ctgctgcagagaagggGAGATGAACTAATGACTCATAGACTTTGCTCTGCATCCTTCTCTTGCTGGAAAACTCGG ctgttgcagcagcagtgggaaaggCAGAAGACAGTGCAAGCATTGTGGCACTGGTCCCTTTCGGTGCAGAGAAAG GTATTTGATGCTTGGCTCAGGTTTGCcaaggggcagcaggagaagaaagATGGCATTGAAAAAGTCCCAGGAGTTCACCGCACTTCAACTCCTTTGAGAGAAGGTGTAACCCATGCCTTGAGAAGCACTGCTGGCATCCATCAGCTGCAGGGCCAGCTCCAtacccagcagcagctggag GCAGCCTGCAGTCTTCACCAGTCAGTGTATTGTTGTGCCACGCTGTGGCAACAGAAGGCTCTCTCCCAGAAATTAAagaagcctttttcttttttgccacCTTTGAAGCAGCAAGTGACATTTAAAAGGCCTGATGCTAGTCCTGAGGCAAGAGGACATTCATCAGAGGAAGAGCCATGGCCTTTAAAATACAGACATCTACCACTTCACCCTGCTGAGGAGGGCTCAGCTCTCCGTGGCCT aaatgccATTCAACGAGCCAGGTCACCACCACAGAAGCCTGACTTCCCTCTGGAATCTTTTGAAAGCAAGGAACTGCTGGGACCTCCTTTTACTAG GTCAGAGGTGCCCTTTCAGCAAACATCTGTGAATAAATGTCATGCACACGCTGGGAACTTAATGCTGACACCTCACGTGGAAGAAAGTACCTGGAGATGTCTATCCCAGATGGGCAATGCTGctcatccccatccctctcTCGCTTGTGCTTCCCTCCCCCTGTGGACACAGGACATGCACCGTGCTGGGCAGGGGCCAGAGCTGTGGTCTCCTGCATCTTTCATGCCCCAGATGAAAGCTGGCTCAGAAGAG AGAGGAGGTCAGCCTGTGAATGGTCACAGAGGAGCCCATTCCCAAGACTCTCAACAGAATTCTGTGGAGAAGAAGTTGCAGCCATGTTTGCTGTCACCTGAAGACTTGGTGGGAAAAGGGAGTCACCAGACTGCAG ctgaagggaaaaagagggagCACAGTTCCAGAGAAGAAATGATGTTGGAGAGAAAGTTGGAAGTGGAACTCCAACACATCCAGCAGCAGATGCAGTACTACTACAGCAGGAAGCAGGAACTCAA GTGCTGTCAGCAGCAGGCGCAGATtctgcagcagtggctggagaTGAGCACGCAACCGGGAGCCCAAGGTGGTGTGCAAGGAGTTCAGGAAGAATTGGGTCAG TTGCAGGTGAGGATCAGCACTCTCACCAAAGCACAGCTGGCCGAGAGACGCCACGTGCAGGCGCTGCTTGCCCGCCTGCGAGATATCCAGCTTGCCCTGGAGCTGTAG
- the SFI1 gene encoding protein SFI1 homolog isoform X9 yields the protein MMLHELLFYRCFYDQKILQRTFGEWKEQWTVCREKQLSLRADNHYRHLLLNLIFKAWRAYVCQQQGKRNKYCVAESHAKKQTLLRTWQHWLVYVGVQRTKRGMQSVALAFREKSSLRISWAVWRRQQYQKCSGHKMNILALQHWAQSLQFRAWLQWRELYLYIQDEKQKDTRAITHHQHQELRRCVGAWLGYLNLHRVKKRQNELAQEFHRRRMLWSCFSDWQLLWECRRRMRAHQRDLEKQAARIALWRVFAHWKHYVVLCVEEAQQCELAEKHYKCHLLELGLKGLRQNVLDTRVQRMRTNLSSRQHRVTVLQKYWNRWKSRLEEKEEEQQQALTSVAHARYRRVLMRRVFDTWLLKACKLQEYRMGEKRAVLHFERQLLRCFWCCWRSRAAARAQEQEGLVRAGHHYSNQLLLKTFSLWKQKTRERETERLKETEALRFHCSKCLQQTWNKWREYVGHQREKWRKLVQADLHYRHVLLGKTLAAWKIYQQNTQCILYQVAEKEKQRSQLLLRQVLCTWKQNALALIRESKATAQADEHYRRAILSKVLLQWRDTAWLRACHRRLKVTAVVEARKHLDLVHLQSLFLHWKELVEESLMLRAQHHRAAQHHQQHLLQKYLVKWKSYHQQCLGKKLLQRRGDELMTHRLCSASFSCWKTRLLQQQWERQKTVQALWHWSLSVQRKVFDAWLRFAKGQQEKKDGIEKVPGVHRTSTPLREGVTHALRSTAGIHQLQGQLHTQQQLEQVTFKRPDASPEARGHSSEEEPWPLKYRHLPLHPAEEGSALRGLNAIQRARSPPQKPDFPLESFESKELLGPPFTRSEVPFQQTSVNKCHAHAGNLMLTPHVEESTWRCLSQMGNAAHPHPSLACASLPLWTQDMHRAGQGPELWSPASFMPQMKAGSEERGGQPVNGHRGAHSQDSQQNSVEKKLQPCLLSPEDLVGKGSHQTAAEGKKREHSSREEMMLERKLEVELQHIQQQMQYYYSRKQELKCCQQQAQILQQWLEMSTQPGAQGGVQGVQEELGQLQVRISTLTKAQLAERRHVQALLARLRDIQLALEL from the exons ATGATGCTTCATGAATTGCTCTTTTACAG ATGCTTTTATGATCAGAAGATTCTTCAAAGAACTTTTGGAGAGTGGAAGGAGCAGTGGACAgtttgcagagaaaagcagctcagCCTCAGAGCAGACAACCATTACAG gcaTTTACTCCTTAATTTGATATTCAAGGCTTGGAGAGCCTATGTATGCCAACAGCAAGGAAAGAGGAACAAGTATTGTGTTGCAGAGTCTCATG CAAAGAAGCAAACTCTGCTCAGGacctggcagcactggctggTTTATGTTGGCGTTCAAAGGACGAAGCGTGGGATGCAGTCTGTGGCACTGGcattcagggaaaaaagctctTTGCG CATTTCATGGGCAGTGTGGAGAAGACAACAGTACCAGAAGTGCTCTGGAcataaaatgaatattttggCTCTGCAGCATTGGGCCCAGAGCCTGCAATTTCGA GCTTGGTTGCAGTGGCGAGAGCTGTATTTATACATCCAGGATGAGAAGCAGAAGGACACCAGGGCAATAACTCACCATCAGCACCAGGAACTGAGGAGATGTGTGGGAGCGTGGCTGGGATACCTGAACCTCCACAGAGTAAAGAAACGCCAGAATG AGCTGGCCCAAGAGTTTCACCGAAGGAggatgctctggagctgcttctctgaTTGGCAGCTGTTGTGGGAGTGCAGGAGAAGAATGCGTGCTCACCAAAGGGACCTGGAAAAACAAGCTGCAAGGATTGCCTTATGGAGAGTCTTTGCACACTGGAAGCATT ATGTTGTGCTGTGTGTGGAAGAGGCTCAGCAGTGTGAGCTGGCTGAAAAGCACTACAAGTGTCACCTGTTG GAACTTGGCCTTAAGGGTCTTCGGCAGAATGTCCTGGACACTCGTGTGCAGCGAATGAGAACAAATCTGTCATCCCGTCAGCATCGAGTTACA gtGCTGCAGAAGTACTGGAACCGTTGGAAGTCCCGtttggaagagaaggaggaagaacagCAGCAGGCCTTAACATCAGTGGCTCATGCCCGTTACAG GAGGGTGTTGATGAGGCGGGTGTTTGACACATGGCTGCTGAAGGCCTGCAAGCTGCAAGAATATCGAATGGGAGAGAAGAGG GCTGTCCTTCATTTTGAAAGGCAGCTCTTGCGCTgcttctggtgctgctggcgtagcagagcagctgcccgggcgcaggagcaggagggcttGGTTCGTGCAGGACATCACTACAGTAACCAGCTGCTGCTAAAGACCTTCTCTctgtggaaacagaagactCGGGAGAGAGAAACAGA gAGGCTCAAGGAGACAGAAGCTTTAAGATTTCACTGCTCAAAGTGTCTGCAGCAGACTTGGAACAAGTGGAGAGAG TATGTGGGACATCAGCGTGAGAAGTGGAGGAAGTTGGTGCAAGCAGACCTGCACTATCGACACGTGTTGCTGGGCAAGACCTTGGCAGCTTGGAAG atttaccaacaaaacacacagtGCATTCTGTATCAAGTGGCTGAGAAGGAGAAGCAGCGCTCTCAACTGCTGCTGAG ACAGGTGCTGTGTACATGGAAACAAAATGCCCTTGCTCTTATACGTGAATCTAAGGCAACTGCTCAGGCAGATGAGCACTACAGGAGAGCAATCCTGTCAAAG gtgctgctgcagtggagaGACACTGCCTGGCTACGAGCGTGTCACCGCCGTCTGAAGGTGACAGCTGTGGTGGAGGCCAGAAAACATTTGGATTTAG TGCATTTACAGAGCCTGTTTCTTCACTGGAAGGAATTAGTGGAGGAGTCTCTGATGCTGAGGGCTCAGCAccacagggcagcacagcaccaccagcagcacctgctgcagaAGTACCTGGTGAAATGGAAAAGTTATCATCAGCAGTGCCTTGGAAAAAAG ctgctgcagagaagggGAGATGAACTAATGACTCATAGACTTTGCTCTGCATCCTTCTCTTGCTGGAAAACTCGG ctgttgcagcagcagtgggaaaggCAGAAGACAGTGCAAGCATTGTGGCACTGGTCCCTTTCGGTGCAGAGAAAG GTATTTGATGCTTGGCTCAGGTTTGCcaaggggcagcaggagaagaaagATGGCATTGAAAAAGTCCCAGGAGTTCACCGCACTTCAACTCCTTTGAGAGAAGGTGTAACCCATGCCTTGAGAAGCACTGCTGGCATCCATCAGCTGCAGGGCCAGCTCCAtacccagcagcagctggag CAAGTGACATTTAAAAGGCCTGATGCTAGTCCTGAGGCAAGAGGACATTCATCAGAGGAAGAGCCATGGCCTTTAAAATACAGACATCTACCACTTCACCCTGCTGAGGAGGGCTCAGCTCTCCGTGGCCT aaatgccATTCAACGAGCCAGGTCACCACCACAGAAGCCTGACTTCCCTCTGGAATCTTTTGAAAGCAAGGAACTGCTGGGACCTCCTTTTACTAG GTCAGAGGTGCCCTTTCAGCAAACATCTGTGAATAAATGTCATGCACACGCTGGGAACTTAATGCTGACACCTCACGTGGAAGAAAGTACCTGGAGATGTCTATCCCAGATGGGCAATGCTGctcatccccatccctctcTCGCTTGTGCTTCCCTCCCCCTGTGGACACAGGACATGCACCGTGCTGGGCAGGGGCCAGAGCTGTGGTCTCCTGCATCTTTCATGCCCCAGATGAAAGCTGGCTCAGAAGAG AGAGGAGGTCAGCCTGTGAATGGTCACAGAGGAGCCCATTCCCAAGACTCTCAACAGAATTCTGTGGAGAAGAAGTTGCAGCCATGTTTGCTGTCACCTGAAGACTTGGTGGGAAAAGGGAGTCACCAGACTGCAG ctgaagggaaaaagagggagCACAGTTCCAGAGAAGAAATGATGTTGGAGAGAAAGTTGGAAGTGGAACTCCAACACATCCAGCAGCAGATGCAGTACTACTACAGCAGGAAGCAGGAACTCAA GTGCTGTCAGCAGCAGGCGCAGATtctgcagcagtggctggagaTGAGCACGCAACCGGGAGCCCAAGGTGGTGTGCAAGGAGTTCAGGAAGAATTGGGTCAG TTGCAGGTGAGGATCAGCACTCTCACCAAAGCACAGCTGGCCGAGAGACGCCACGTGCAGGCGCTGCTTGCCCGCCTGCGAGATATCCAGCTTGCCCTGGAGCTGTAG
- the SFI1 gene encoding protein SFI1 homolog isoform X8, producing MMLHELLFYRYLARKFFYLWVKMTFGQVLPSKARCFYDQKILQRTFGEWKEQWTVCREKQLSLRADNHYRHLLLNLIFKAWRAYVCQQQGKRNKYCVAESHAKKQTLLRTWQHWLVYVGVQRTKRGMQSVALAFREKSSLRISWAVWRRQQYQKCSGHKMNILALQHWAQSLQFRAWLQWRELYLYIQDEKQKDTRAITHHQHQELRRCVGAWLGYLNLHRVKKRQNELAQEFHRRRMLWSCFSDWQLLWECRRRMRAHQRDLEKQAARIALWRVFAHWKHYVVLCVEEAQQCELAEKHYKCHLLELGLKGLRQNVLDTRVQRMRTNLSSRQHRVTVLQKYWNRWKSRLEEKEEEQQQALTSVAHARYRRVLMRRVFDTWLLKACKLQEYRMGEKRAVLHFERQLLRCFWCCWRSRAAARAQEQEGLVRAGHHYSNQLLLKTFSLWKQKTRERETERLKETEALRFHCSKCLQQTWNKWREYVGHQREKWRKLVQADLHYRHVLLGKTLAAWKIYQQNTQCILYQVAEKEKQRSQLLLRQVLCTWKQNALALIRESKATAQADEHYRRAILSKVLLQWRDTAWLRACHRRLKVTAVVEARKHLDLVHLQSLFLHWKELVEESLMLRAQHHRAAQHHQQHLLQKYLVKWKSYHQQCLGKKLLQRRGDELMTHRLCSASFSCWKTRLLQQQWERQKTVQALWHWSLSVQRKVFDAWLRFAKGQQEKKDGIEKVPGVHRTSTPLREGVTHALRSTAGIHQLQGQLHTQQQLEQVTFKRPDASPEARGHSSEEEPWPLKYRHLPLHPAEEGSALRGLNAIQRARSPPQKPDFPLESFESKELLGPPFTRSEVPFQQTSVNKCHAHAGNLMLTPHVEESTWRCLSQMGNAAHPHPSLACASLPLWTQDMHRAGQGPELWSPASFMPQMKAGSEERGGQPVNGHRGAHSQDSQQNSVEKKLQPCLLSPEDLVGKGSHQTAAEGKKREHSSREEMMLERKLEVELQHIQQQMQYYYSRKQELKCCQQQAQILQQWLEMSTQPGAQGGVQGVQEELGQLQVRISTLTKAQLAERRHVQALLARLRDIQLALEL from the exons ATGATGCTTCATGAATTGCTCTTTTACAG ATATCTAGCAAGGAAGTTTTTCTATCTGTGGGTAAAAATGACATTTGGACAAGTCCTCCCTTCCAAAGCCAG ATGCTTTTATGATCAGAAGATTCTTCAAAGAACTTTTGGAGAGTGGAAGGAGCAGTGGACAgtttgcagagaaaagcagctcagCCTCAGAGCAGACAACCATTACAG gcaTTTACTCCTTAATTTGATATTCAAGGCTTGGAGAGCCTATGTATGCCAACAGCAAGGAAAGAGGAACAAGTATTGTGTTGCAGAGTCTCATG CAAAGAAGCAAACTCTGCTCAGGacctggcagcactggctggTTTATGTTGGCGTTCAAAGGACGAAGCGTGGGATGCAGTCTGTGGCACTGGcattcagggaaaaaagctctTTGCG CATTTCATGGGCAGTGTGGAGAAGACAACAGTACCAGAAGTGCTCTGGAcataaaatgaatattttggCTCTGCAGCATTGGGCCCAGAGCCTGCAATTTCGA GCTTGGTTGCAGTGGCGAGAGCTGTATTTATACATCCAGGATGAGAAGCAGAAGGACACCAGGGCAATAACTCACCATCAGCACCAGGAACTGAGGAGATGTGTGGGAGCGTGGCTGGGATACCTGAACCTCCACAGAGTAAAGAAACGCCAGAATG AGCTGGCCCAAGAGTTTCACCGAAGGAggatgctctggagctgcttctctgaTTGGCAGCTGTTGTGGGAGTGCAGGAGAAGAATGCGTGCTCACCAAAGGGACCTGGAAAAACAAGCTGCAAGGATTGCCTTATGGAGAGTCTTTGCACACTGGAAGCATT ATGTTGTGCTGTGTGTGGAAGAGGCTCAGCAGTGTGAGCTGGCTGAAAAGCACTACAAGTGTCACCTGTTG GAACTTGGCCTTAAGGGTCTTCGGCAGAATGTCCTGGACACTCGTGTGCAGCGAATGAGAACAAATCTGTCATCCCGTCAGCATCGAGTTACA gtGCTGCAGAAGTACTGGAACCGTTGGAAGTCCCGtttggaagagaaggaggaagaacagCAGCAGGCCTTAACATCAGTGGCTCATGCCCGTTACAG GAGGGTGTTGATGAGGCGGGTGTTTGACACATGGCTGCTGAAGGCCTGCAAGCTGCAAGAATATCGAATGGGAGAGAAGAGG GCTGTCCTTCATTTTGAAAGGCAGCTCTTGCGCTgcttctggtgctgctggcgtagcagagcagctgcccgggcgcaggagcaggagggcttGGTTCGTGCAGGACATCACTACAGTAACCAGCTGCTGCTAAAGACCTTCTCTctgtggaaacagaagactCGGGAGAGAGAAACAGA gAGGCTCAAGGAGACAGAAGCTTTAAGATTTCACTGCTCAAAGTGTCTGCAGCAGACTTGGAACAAGTGGAGAGAG TATGTGGGACATCAGCGTGAGAAGTGGAGGAAGTTGGTGCAAGCAGACCTGCACTATCGACACGTGTTGCTGGGCAAGACCTTGGCAGCTTGGAAG atttaccaacaaaacacacagtGCATTCTGTATCAAGTGGCTGAGAAGGAGAAGCAGCGCTCTCAACTGCTGCTGAG ACAGGTGCTGTGTACATGGAAACAAAATGCCCTTGCTCTTATACGTGAATCTAAGGCAACTGCTCAGGCAGATGAGCACTACAGGAGAGCAATCCTGTCAAAG gtgctgctgcagtggagaGACACTGCCTGGCTACGAGCGTGTCACCGCCGTCTGAAGGTGACAGCTGTGGTGGAGGCCAGAAAACATTTGGATTTAG TGCATTTACAGAGCCTGTTTCTTCACTGGAAGGAATTAGTGGAGGAGTCTCTGATGCTGAGGGCTCAGCAccacagggcagcacagcaccaccagcagcacctgctgcagaAGTACCTGGTGAAATGGAAAAGTTATCATCAGCAGTGCCTTGGAAAAAAG ctgctgcagagaagggGAGATGAACTAATGACTCATAGACTTTGCTCTGCATCCTTCTCTTGCTGGAAAACTCGG ctgttgcagcagcagtgggaaaggCAGAAGACAGTGCAAGCATTGTGGCACTGGTCCCTTTCGGTGCAGAGAAAG GTATTTGATGCTTGGCTCAGGTTTGCcaaggggcagcaggagaagaaagATGGCATTGAAAAAGTCCCAGGAGTTCACCGCACTTCAACTCCTTTGAGAGAAGGTGTAACCCATGCCTTGAGAAGCACTGCTGGCATCCATCAGCTGCAGGGCCAGCTCCAtacccagcagcagctggag CAAGTGACATTTAAAAGGCCTGATGCTAGTCCTGAGGCAAGAGGACATTCATCAGAGGAAGAGCCATGGCCTTTAAAATACAGACATCTACCACTTCACCCTGCTGAGGAGGGCTCAGCTCTCCGTGGCCT aaatgccATTCAACGAGCCAGGTCACCACCACAGAAGCCTGACTTCCCTCTGGAATCTTTTGAAAGCAAGGAACTGCTGGGACCTCCTTTTACTAG GTCAGAGGTGCCCTTTCAGCAAACATCTGTGAATAAATGTCATGCACACGCTGGGAACTTAATGCTGACACCTCACGTGGAAGAAAGTACCTGGAGATGTCTATCCCAGATGGGCAATGCTGctcatccccatccctctcTCGCTTGTGCTTCCCTCCCCCTGTGGACACAGGACATGCACCGTGCTGGGCAGGGGCCAGAGCTGTGGTCTCCTGCATCTTTCATGCCCCAGATGAAAGCTGGCTCAGAAGAG AGAGGAGGTCAGCCTGTGAATGGTCACAGAGGAGCCCATTCCCAAGACTCTCAACAGAATTCTGTGGAGAAGAAGTTGCAGCCATGTTTGCTGTCACCTGAAGACTTGGTGGGAAAAGGGAGTCACCAGACTGCAG ctgaagggaaaaagagggagCACAGTTCCAGAGAAGAAATGATGTTGGAGAGAAAGTTGGAAGTGGAACTCCAACACATCCAGCAGCAGATGCAGTACTACTACAGCAGGAAGCAGGAACTCAA GTGCTGTCAGCAGCAGGCGCAGATtctgcagcagtggctggagaTGAGCACGCAACCGGGAGCCCAAGGTGGTGTGCAAGGAGTTCAGGAAGAATTGGGTCAG TTGCAGGTGAGGATCAGCACTCTCACCAAAGCACAGCTGGCCGAGAGACGCCACGTGCAGGCGCTGCTTGCCCGCCTGCGAGATATCCAGCTTGCCCTGGAGCTGTAG